The following is a genomic window from Amaranthus tricolor cultivar Red isolate AtriRed21 chromosome 10, ASM2621246v1, whole genome shotgun sequence.
tatttttttatttttttattttttttatttttattaccttGTTCACCTCAAGATTTATTTCTACATAAGATGAATTACTTTACTTAGAGATTAAGTGTATATAGCCGTCATGTTAAAGAAGATGaattttgggttatttgataTCAAATTGATGGTTATTGATATTACGGGTTTGTTGAGGAAATTTTTGCCATTGATAAAATATAGGTAATGTGATATTCTTGTTTGGACTATTTCTTTTGAGAATTATCGATTTGGGTATAAATGAATTTGGGTATAAATGAACAATTTTGTGtttaaatagaaatataaaGAGAATGATGTTTTGTAGGGTAATCTTATGAGAATGTGGATAATTCTAGATTATTGGATTATAAAGTCTTTATGGCTTATGAATTGGACTAAGTTAGCATATGAACAATTTCAATGGTTTGAAAGTCTAACATAGAGACTTGGTTAAATCATACTTCTAGCAGGAGATataataagttatatgttagcATAGTAGTATCAAACGCTCTCTAGTGATGTTGTGATcttgttatgctccaggagacgATATCATCAAAGAACCTGCTAGTTGTTAGCTGGATTCGTTACCTTGAAGCGACATTATCGGTGACTAGTAGCAGTCCCATAAAAAGGGTTTGGCTAGACTATTGTTTGAAATGGTTTTATCCAGCTGTTTTGGAAAGTATAATTATTGAAACTAATTTGTGATTGATTGaatatattgatattattatatggtcaatggatcgggctcacgagctggtcattgacggggTAGAGGAGCGTTGTCTCTTTACTCTCTtgttttgaggtgaattgtcattcaaatattgacatagccttagagatggatgttcctctcaactagactccttgTACGCACATAGATTTAaaaaactgatgttgcttttaaacctttgttttgaattactgtgttttattgttttggattgttacttctcattcagtttaatctgattccttaTTCTTTCCATCTTTAGTTGTTTACATATCGGatccggtcgggaacgatggatTAGCGGAGTTAAATTGAGTTTCAAGGatgttatattgagctgagcacgtgggaatttatagttttgtattagggtttggtaaatgtatattagtcttggttgtgttggttatattggactcgaagtgaattgtatgattaccttgtgttttagttagatgtttggtttgagaattagccGAGTTATTTACGTTAAAGAGCTGGTGACCCATTTTACCCAAGTTTTAGAAgtatgatttaagtttcttgggaaatgaacccCGTGATAATCCTATTTACTCAATCAACGGTAAGTCGAATTGTtgcaattaattatttattatcgATTGATTGCCAATTGTCACCCATGTTTAAAATTGCGATGCAACCTTTGTGTGGACATATATGGTCTACAACCACATTTTGATAACAGGTTTGGTGACCCATAACTAGTCATGAAAAATGTATACAAACTTAGTATCCATTAAAAAACTAGGAATCGCATTTATATTCATTTGTTGAGAAGATTACCAGCCCACAACTTGGTTACACTTGCCCTTGAGGGAGGactaagaaaaaacaaaaaataaaaaaaaatgcaggAGCTACCACGTGGCAAACTGATTGTGACACGTAGAAGGAATTTTAAGCATGTCCATTTAAAGTAGGCTGAGAGTTGGGCTTTACATCTTGGGCTCCATTGTGGTTCTTCATATTCCCATTCAGGCCCAATTCAACATTATTATCACTTGTTGTCTTCTTATTTTCAGGTTTCTTGTCATAGTAAATGAAGTAAAGAATCAACTGCATTGCTCCCAATGCTGATCCAAACCCATTGGGTACCTATCCAAAACAATTTCAAAGGTAACAATCAGTGTCGTTCTTGACAATTTTTAACCGTAGGCGAAACTTAAGAAATGGACTCTTGTAAGTAAAGTTTTGGTTTTTTTTCTCTAACTATGCATTATATAATTCCTCTTATTTTTCATCACATTGTCAAATAAATGTACATATTTAATATCATATAATGATAAGGTTCTTATGCACgaactaatttttaataataaggaaTAACTCAATTCAAACCTCGTTTCTGGTAACAATTTTAAAGTAGGCCGAGATTCATAATGAAAATTATGCAATGGTTGAAAGTGAAATGATGAACTCGACTAGTGTTAAGTTAAGTTAGACTAATCATCAATACCAGCATATAATCGAAAAACACAAGGTACATACACTTTATAAGCCAAGGAAGAAATAttatcccaaaatcatatgtcAATGGGAGAAGAatctccaataacttataaagtatgTATACCATCTATAAATAATCAACATGAAACAAACCATCCTCATAACTAGACTTTATACCAAAATGATGAACTcataaaaaggttttttttatgaataaaatgacaattaatgactaataattttaatgatGAAAATAAAGTTGGCAAATACTTACAGCAACAAAAGGATCACGGCCGATGAGTCCGAAAATAAACCAGGAAGTACCACACAGGAAGCAGAAGAGTGATAGTAAGAAGGGCATATACTCCACACTCTTTGTCCTTATCACCAATCTctgtttaatatttatttatcattaattatCAACATATTACGCATCAGCAACCTTAGGCTATAATTTAATTAGGTATAAAACTATTTTCCATTTCAACACTATTAAGACTCCTATGTAACAATACTTCTAGCTTATAGTTGGGTTGTTGCCAACTGATAGTGATAATCATTTAGAGTTCCCACTTTAGGAATCCTACTAAACACTtcataatttaagatattaaattattcaatatcattaaattaattcttattTAGACGAAATAGTAATCAGATCTACCCAACTTTACAATTGTTAAAACTTAAAACCAACTTAGGAGGCGTAATTTGAGAAACAACACATACACTACACCAACATTGTTACACTGATTTTTACTTACAACAAAAGTTCAAAGCGTCgaaaaaccaactcaactaaaactTAAGTAAATAGTTAAGACCAAAAAATATattggggtgtttggcaattggttTTTGGGTGatgacttttgatttttttagttgacttgttTGACCAGTCGAAAATATTGGttgtttttattggcttttaagtTGACTGTAAAAGCTAGCTTTGGaggaaatatttggtaaatttgagtattggctgttgactgtttattagagaaaaagtgaaacaagccaaaagccaactaaAAGAAGCTAGCTGGAGCAGCTTTTTCATTTGGGCTTAAAAGCCAGCTTTTTAGCTGTTTTAATAGTCATTTACTAAATACTTTTTTTagctgtttgaccaaccaacaaaccAAAAGCCAAGAAAAAAGCTAAGCAAAAAGCGAAGAACCAAACATCCCATATCCTCACACATAAGCCCTTCTCATACCTGGCACGAAACAGAGACGATCATTACATAACATTATTGTAATCTAAATTGTGTAGTGTAAACTTACCATGATAGAGAGAGGAGAGCCATACATAATGATAGAGAAAACACTAGCAGCAACTCCACAGAAAATCTTCCTGTTATTACCATGAAGAGCAAGAACAGAAACAAGCGCAACGGCTGCGAAAATGGAGAGAACAAGGGCAAGGAGGCCTCCAATCTTGAGTTTCTCCTTCTTAGGAGCCAACAGAAGGAATATCAACACATACACACTTTCAATTACAGCACCAGTTCCATTGATTGTTGTAACTAGTATGTTGTTTGGAGACACAAATGGAAGTCCATACCTATCATTTTTTAGGTAATGTAAACACCAAAATATATAAAGTCAAACGAATAAATCAGTCTCAATATTCGTCCATGTAAATCAATTACCAACTTACTTACAACAATAGAGGTGAATTTATACATAATATGTCATTTATGTGGATATGTATGAGGAAGAGTTTTATTTAGAGATTCATATCATTTGCCAAAAGTAGAGGAAGGGCATTTATTAAAGGTCCTATTATCACCGGTGTAACATAATTTGTCGGttaatttgctttttaaatTCGCAATTCGTTCATAATGACCCAAAAATAGGCCAAAACCTACCACAATTCACTCTTTTTGATTTGCGATTCGTAAGGAGATTAGTAAATCATTTCATAATGATTATCACCCTTTACCCACATTTTAGTTATCTTACCCTTCACCTTTCTATTTGAGATGCCCAAGCACAACTATTAAATGGTATGCGTAATCAAAGAATGGTATATGATTTCTAGTTTTAGCAAACTATTGATTAAGACCCAAATTAATTACCATGCCTAATATtttgaaacaacttattttctttcaaaattaatataaatttacacTATTTGTTTGAAAGCTATTTTCTTTAGAATTACAGATTTCTAAGAAATAACCTAATGGGTCTGCGTTTGTttgacaaaatattttatagacATATAGAACTTAAAAATTACAAGGAATTGGAAATTCCTATTAAATTCCGACGGTGAAACAATTAATGTATTCAAATTCTtagaaaattaggaaaaaagaATAAGCATAATATTAATTCTTTAGATAGTTTAATTCTAATGATAATCAAACAACTTGTTAGAGGAGCTCAATCAAAAAGGCAACGATCAGGTAATTTGGATTCTATATCTACCATTTAACAATATGAAAGAATACAAGAAAGATCTTATGTTACATCCCAACTTAGCCCTTAAAACCTCTCACATGAATGAGATGATAGACTCTCTACTCTATTGTCCCTTGAGTTTGGTATCTCTATTTTTGTATTCGCCACTTAGTTGCTTCCTTTCTTTTTATAGAAATGGTCCtaacaattatcattaatatatatatatatatatatatatatatatatatatatatatatatatatatatatatatatatatatatatatgtaggatcaaataaaaaggattttaaaatgagaagggtgagaaggatttttgtttgactttgtttggttactatatatacaaaaaaaaaattactatattataaattaagaacattttaaaaattatttcataattacctttctgtgtaacatagttaattttataattatgagtttttggctcaatcgtgaccttagattttttttattttagtaaaatcaagggtgtagagtccttactcttctcattttcaaccctttCTCAATGAAtccctcccatatatatatatatatatatatttctcacTTTTAATACAAATCAATTCAcaaaactttgttttgttttctaacaattaaattaatatatcatCTACCCATTTGCTTTTGGCACTAGTCAATATgtactattatttatattttatacttaatttataaattaaaatataattcaatttgatcttatttttcattGGTGTCAATGAAAAtttcaatattaaatttttgtaatttaattagagatattaacaaAGCATTGTCATGTGTGCAAACTTAAGCTTTAACACGAATTCCTATGAGAGATAGTCtttctaataaattatttttaactggaccagcccattatatatttttaaaaatattataagtaagcatttagaattatataagtagacatttaacatattaaaaatggtattaaagatacggtaagtaaacattaaaaataatataagtaggcattaagaatacgataaataaacattaatctcTAATGAACTGGACTACAGATATGTCTCTTAAAGATAGAATTTAAGTTTGAGTGGAAGACATTTTGATGACATGAACCAAATAGTAAACtccattaaaaaaagaagacataaaGGGTAATAATGATTTACCAAGCTGAAAGGAGGTTGTTGAGCAAGGTCATCACATAGGGAATTCCAGAGAATTGCTCAGTTGATTTGTTCTTTATGATCCTCTTAAATGTCACGCTGTCATTTATGCATATTTGATAGtaaaaccaaaatcaattaatttcTACCCAAAACCATTACCACTACTAAATTAAATGAAGTACACAATGTTAAATTTCAAAccatttttccaaaaaatgaaAGATAATTTGATAATATGATTAAAGTAGTCCCAAAATCTgtctttttttttgaagaaaaggcCAAATTTTGCCGAGAAATCACGTGAAAGTAGAAAAAAGACCCAACAATGCAAGAGATTGCCGAAAATTATAACCAAACATTTACTTAAATCACCAAATTGAAATAGAATACAAAGTGAAAAAATCAAGAACGTTGAAGAAATTATTGGATAAAAGGGTAAAATAAAATGGAAACCCATTATTTAATTTTCCGAAAAAAGTGCATGGATTAGAAATACTACCTCCGTTGATACAAACATTTTTTCCAGCAATTTGTGAATATTTTAGAATAGAGAAGTATTTACTACATCATTGTCGTTTATATgaattacattaatattatttattgtctAGTTTGTAAGTAAAGATAAACGATTTTTATTGTGAGAAACCGTTTTGAATTAGATATCTTTACAACAAGAAGCctatatactaataattatattagttaaaGCTATTCAGTTTAGGCATAGAGAACGTCACACAGAGATACGGTAAAAATTTGTGAAACATATGTTATTtgaatcatttattattattttatataaatgatcaaattaacacataaaaagttaaatttaccCGTGTCATAATGTGATAGAAGAAGTCATTTAGTAAAGAAAAACTTACACAGGTGCCAAGAACAGGAACAGAGCTGTAGCATTTCCTACAAGAACCCAGTAAAGAAAATGAACAAAGTTAAAATTGGGTTCAA
Proteins encoded in this region:
- the LOC130825077 gene encoding bidirectional sugar transporter SWEET1 → MNIAHFIFGVFGNATALFLFLAPVVTFKRIIKNKSTEQFSGIPYVMTLLNNLLSAWYGLPFVSPNNILVTTINGTGAVIESVYVLIFLLLAPKKEKLKIGGLLALVLSIFAAVALVSVLALHGNNRKIFCGVAASVFSIIMYGSPLSIMRLVIRTKSVEYMPFLLSLFCFLCGTSWFIFGLIGRDPFVAVPNGFGSALGAMQLILYFIYYDKKPENKKTTSDNNVELGLNGNMKNHNGAQDVKPNSQPTLNGHA